ATTAATTAAGGCTGTGAAAGCCACTGAGGAGCAAACATATATAAAAGCTGATGGGAAGACTTTTGCCGTTTTAGCGTCTGTGAGCACTCCGGATGTTATGTATGGGAGCACTTTCAAAGTCGAAGTGCTGTACTGCATTAGTCCTGGACCTGAGCTCCCATCTGGAAAAGAATCTTCCCATTTGGTGATTTCATGGCGGATGAACTTCTTGCAGAGCACACTGATGAAAAGTATGATAGAAAATGGAGCCCGGCAGGGTCTGAAGGAAAGCTTTGAGCAATTCACTACTCTACTAGAGCAGACTATTAAGCCAGTTGATTCAAAGGATTTTGGGTTGAACAAAGAACAGATTTTGGGATCATTGCAGGCTGAACCCCAGTCAGATTGGAAGTTGGCAGTCCAGTACTTTGCTAATTTTACTATGGTTTCTACAGTTTTTATGAGCTTATATGTAATAGTCCATATCTGCCTAGCTGCACCCAGTACAATTCAAGGACTAGAGTTTTTAGGGCTTGATTTGCCTGATTCAATTGGTGAATTTATTGTGTGTGGTATTTTGGTTCTTCAAGGTGAAAGGGTGTTGCAGTTAATCTCCCGCTTCATGCGTGCCAGAGTGCAGAaaggtaatatttatatttaataacaattctGCTCGGCTAGTGAGAAGAGTTGCCATGTCTTGTTTCTTGTGTCTCAGCCTTTGATTTCCTTTTCTTATGTCTCTCTAACACTAGGGAGTGATCATGGAGTGAAAGCACAAGGGGATGGATGGTTACTAACAGTTGCCTTGATTGAGGGAAGTAATTTAGCTGCTGTAGATTCAAGTGGTTACTGTGATCCATATGTTGTGTTCACTTGCAACGGGAAAACTAGAACCAGCTCAATCAAGTACCAGAAATCTGCTCCCCAGTGGAATGGTGAATTCAACATTATGCTTTGTCTATGTTTGGATTCATTGTACATGTTTGGTGTTGCACTAGCATCGTCTTGAATAATGAATCTTACTTAGAATCGTATAGCTTTTCTAGTTCAGAAAAGGAATTCTATAATTTGtcaacttttttgaaaaaaatttctaaactttAATAAATTCTTCCAAAAACTGTGTTCTTTTTgcagaaatatttgaatttgatgcaATGAAAGAGCCTCCTTCCGTACTGGATTTAGaagtttttgattttgatggGCCTTTTGATGAAGCTACATCTTTGGGACATGCTGAGGTTAATTTTGTAAGATCTAATATATCAGATCTAGCTGATGTGTGGGTTCCTCTGCACGGTAAGTTGGCTCAGGCATGCCAGTCTAAGCTGCACTTGAGAATTTTTGTGGAAAATACAAGAGGTGGAAATGTGGTTACAGAGTACTTAAGAAAGATGGAGAAAGAAGTGGGGAAGAAGGTAAATatatagttaattttattttagttccAATTGGCCAGGAATAAAATAATGTTGCCCATTCTTGTTATTTACTTATGACCTAATGATCTATTTGCAGATAAATGTGAGGTCCCCTCAAACGAATTCAGCCTTTCAAAAACTCTTTGGGCTTCCACCAGAGGAATTTCTCATAAATGACTTTACCTGTCACTTGAAACGGAAAATGCCTCTGCAGGTTCTGATTGTCTGgttatataatattatgtaaaGCTCACTTTTGTGATGTTTTACTCCGAGTAATTAATATGCACtattttcccctttttgttaatttgatgttGCATCTATGCAGGGTCGCCTGTTTTTATCACCAAGAATAATTGGGTTTCATGCCAATTTATTTGGCCACAAGACAAAATTCTTCTTCCTTTGGGAAGACATTGAAGATATTCAAGTTCTTCCACCTACTTTGGCATCAATGGGCAGTCCAGTTATTGTTGTGACTCTCCGTCCAGGAAGAGGGATGGATGCTAGACATGGTGCAAAGACTCGAGATGAGGAAGGCAGGCTGAAGTTCCATTATCAGTCTTTTGTATCTTTCAATGTAGCTTATCGGTAAAAGAGCAATCTATCTTCTGTGacttctgttttttattttatttatacttttttttatcttttgatatGTTCATTACTTTTGTTTAATGTTGAAAGCATGTCTAACCCAGCTCTTTTTtggaatatttaaaaatgaatgcTAGCATTATGACTTCCGTTATGTTTTTCCATATGACCATTAAAAGTGTGATGATGTTCTTTAAGTGGCAAATGCACTTgcttttaaaatacattaaacaaCTTATATGCTTAGATCACTTTTGCATTTGCACCTGTAATCTGACATACTATTGTTTTTCTAATTATCGAAAGATCTTGCTTTagttatactttaattttgagatataCCTGAAAATCATAGATTTTACGATTACTGGTATCACGACTCTTTTTActtttgttcaaattttttctGCTGTCTAAACTCTATCGTTTAAGCTTCATGCTTGTTTGTATGTATCAACTGTTGCTCTTTCGCAATCAAATGATGAAACTAGTCCTATGTATTAAGAATCTGTGATGATAGAAATGAGGGTAGATAAATCCTTGGTGTGTATGTTCGTGAAAGTAAGAATGTCCTGAAAGGAGCAATAATGGTAAAATGTCATATCTtgatcttcattttttttttttttttgactagAACAATCATGGCTCTGTGGAAAGCCAGAGCCTTGAGCCCAGAACAGAAAGTGCAAATAGTTGAAGAAGAGTCCGAGGCAAAAAGCCTCCAAAGTGACGAGAGTGGATCTTTCTTAGGCCTTGAGGATGTCAGTATGTCTGAGGTTTATTCCTGTGCTCTTCCTGTTCCCGTAAGTCATCTATCTCTCTTTCTGTGAGCCTATGGAATGAGTATGCTGCAGCATGCATCCTGTTATGAACATTTATACTTTCCATGTTGTGTTGAGGTATTGCCGGTCCTTATGTTAAAGTGTATTAATGGAGTCTTTGCACGTAAATTTAGTACGACTATTCTTATGGGTGTATTGTAGATATATTTTCTTTGTATCAGATGGTGGTAATTGTTTTATTGGTGATTCAGACTGGTTTCTGCATGGAGTTATTTAGTGGTGGTGAATTGGAGTATAAAGCTATGAAGAAAGCTGGCGGTCTTGACTATTCTTGCACTCCATGGGAACCAGAAAATGTTGATGCATACGAGAGGCAAATATGTTACAAATTCGATAAGCGTGTATCCCGCTATAGAGGAGAGATGACTAGTACTCAGCAGAAATCCCAACTTCCCAATAAGAATGGTTGGCATATTGAAGAAGTTATGACTCTCCAAGGTGTTCCACTCGGGGACTATTTCAATGTATGAATGCCACAaagaacattttattcattGCATCTTCTTGGATACCACATCTTCCTCATTGTTGACCACTGAGTTTAAACTTTCAATGTTTTGCAGATTCACCTTAGATACCAAATCGAGGACTTGCACTCAAAAGCAGAGGGATGTCAGGTGCGAGTATTTTTTGGAATTGCATGGTTGAAAAGCACATGGCATCAAAAAAGGATAACCAAAAACATCATTTCAAATCTACAACAACGCTTGAAGGTGATTTTTGGTGTCGTTGAGAAGGAATTTAGTAGAAGATAGTGCACGACTGGCATTGCTGATATATGAACCAGATTGGCAGATGAACGTAAATCATCTTCGGAAAGTTATCACATTCTTTGGTTGGTATTCTTTAGtgcttttttatgtttatggaATTGAGATCTATCCACATTCCCATATAGCTGTGAGCTGCACACGAGTATCTCACTCAAAAGTAAAATTCCAAACTTTTGCTTGAAACCGAACCTGAAAATTGTTGGCTGGCAAGCAGATTACACGGCTTTAACTTGTTTTTCAAATGTAGCTGAATTTGATGCTTGTAGGGACCGAAGCCCCTCATTGAAGCAGGCTGCCAAAGTTACAGTCGTTGGGAAATATAGGCGTTTTGTGGCTGCTTTAACCATGTTGGGCCGAAGATATGATCTTTGTTGTTCGTTTGATTATTTACTATCGTTGTATTCTTGAAAATTAGAATAGAGTTGCGAAGTGCAACTGTTGTTTCTTGACTAACTGCTGTGATCATAAtttaaatgcaaaaagaaaaaaaggaagaataaatgaaatttttacacTGTAAATTGGTCAAAAGAAACTTGTGTTGAGTTAACCCAACTCAACACATATAGTAGCAGTCATAGTAATAGAACAGATTACAGTACTTGGGTATGGTTAACATCCATTTGCAAGGTATTATTTGTTTTAGTCTGTTAAAAGATGACATGGATACTTGTACCTTAAAGGGTTTTTGGATCCAATGTTTCCAGTTGCACATCACTTGCTCCCATTTCAAATGTAACTTATAGGGATGGAACGGGTAAGATATCTACAAATTTTGGATTATCCAAATTCGAATCCGAATTAAATAGCAATATCAGTTGGtataaatttgcaaaaattcGAATTTAGCATTTTAACTTTATGTCAGATatctaaatttgtaaaaatctGAATTTGAATCCATAAAAATTGACATTTATAAagtaatgtaaaattaaataaaatttatttatttaaagaaaattaataaaaaattattttcattaaaaattgtataaattataatatttttaatattatttaaattttcatagaataggatttcaaatttcaaattttaaaataagttttatttattatattattgttaatggGTCTATTATGTACTCTCTATTCTTATAATCTTATATTAAACTCTAGACTAAGTTGATGCTAACAAATATAATGTAAAGatgtttttgtcttttcatgttttttagtaaaaaaaaaaaatactataacAAGATTTGAACTTAAGGTTTAAGATCATTAATATAACAATGTGCATTGTAATAACTTAGTTGTATAGGGTTACATATCATTACTAATCTaccttaattatattataattattgataCACAATATCAATGGAAGTGGAGGAGGAGAGGGGGCGGTGTTAAAGAAAGTCGATTCACCCATTCCAGGACCGAGAGTTAAAGAGGACTTCCCCTACTATGTTGATCCTTGGGGTTGAGGGTTCCTACCTAATTATGTCACTTAATGGGCTCTGGGTGAGCCCAATGAAGGGTCCAATTGGGTCCAAATTGAGGTAGGGAGATAAGTATAACAATAATATACCATAAGGTTAGCTACacgtttagggtttaagattatgtatcattaatataaaaatgt
This genomic stretch from Gossypium raimondii isolate GPD5lz chromosome 6, ASM2569854v1, whole genome shotgun sequence harbors:
- the LOC105773186 gene encoding C2 and GRAM domain-containing protein At1g03370, whose amino-acid sequence is MKLIVGVIEARNIPAMDVNGFSDPYVKLQLGKQRHKTKVVKKTLNPSWGEEFSFKVEDLNEELLITVLDEDKYFNDDFVGQLKVSVSQVFDAHNKSLGTVWYSLHPRNKKLKNKECGEILLNIYFSQNNSYLDSTYNGDHASALRKHEDMDVKDISRSFSGSSSSSSPPRLDDNVSSKEEKSSAQKSLAGRITQMFNRNFDIGPTTSTRGNDLMEIPEISRADVFDNKSDDQSSSFEEAMEALCSRDQGSEIPSNLPGGVLLDQLYVIAPKELNFLLFSPDSSFPRSLAEVQGSTDPQIGPWKFENGGESLKRIYSYVRAPTKLIKAVKATEEQTYIKADGKTFAVLASVSTPDVMYGSTFKVEVLYCISPGPELPSGKESSHLVISWRMNFLQSTLMKSMIENGARQGLKESFEQFTTLLEQTIKPVDSKDFGLNKEQILGSLQAEPQSDWKLAVQYFANFTMVSTVFMSLYVIVHICLAAPSTIQGLEFLGLDLPDSIGEFIVCGILVLQGERVLQLISRFMRARVQKGSDHGVKAQGDGWLLTVALIEGSNLAAVDSSGYCDPYVVFTCNGKTRTSSIKYQKSAPQWNEIFEFDAMKEPPSVLDLEVFDFDGPFDEATSLGHAEVNFVRSNISDLADVWVPLHGKLAQACQSKLHLRIFVENTRGGNVVTEYLRKMEKEVGKKINVRSPQTNSAFQKLFGLPPEEFLINDFTCHLKRKMPLQGRLFLSPRIIGFHANLFGHKTKFFFLWEDIEDIQVLPPTLASMGSPVIVVTLRPGRGMDARHGAKTRDEEGRLKFHYQSFVSFNVAYRTIMALWKARALSPEQKVQIVEEESEAKSLQSDESGSFLGLEDVSMSEVYSCALPVPTGFCMELFSGGELEYKAMKKAGGLDYSCTPWEPENVDAYERQICYKFDKRVSRYRGEMTSTQQKSQLPNKNGWHIEEVMTLQGVPLGDYFNIHLRYQIEDLHSKAEGCQVRVFFGIAWLKSTWHQKRITKNIISNLQQRLKVIFGVVEKEFSRR